In a single window of the Anguilla rostrata isolate EN2019 chromosome 4, ASM1855537v3, whole genome shotgun sequence genome:
- the bhlhe22 gene encoding class E basic helix-loop-helix protein 22, which produces MDRRISLNGAGDIFHKTLTAVSNKKMDSFKTAAGIDLPSRDRQSPINCFDQTDSDQMQPGGLALGRGGPLGLPTGSLCVKYGESGNRTSAAESSGGEQSPDDDSDGRCDMVLMADGRTAASGGKSEGGKKNKEQKTLRLNINARERRRMHDLNDALDELRAVIPYAHSPSVRKLSKIATLLLAKNYILMQAQALDEMRRLVAYLNQGQAISAASLPATTALTPGLSAYEPPTGYPFPAGVAASSCPDKCALFNNVTSSLCKQCTDKP; this is translated from the coding sequence ATGGACAGGAGAATTAGCTTGAACGGAGCAGGAGACATTTTCCACAAAACTCTGACCGCTGTgtctaataaaaaaatggaCTCGTTCAAAACAGCTGCTGGTATTGATCTTCCCTCCAGGGACCGCCAATCGCCGATCAACTGTTTCGATCAGACTGACTCGGATCAGATGCAGCCTGGAGGACTGGCACTTGGTCGAGGAGGTCCATTGGGTCTACCGACCGGATCTTTGTGCGTGAAGTACGGAGAAAGTGGAAACAGGACTTCAGCGGCGGAGAGCAGCGGTGGGGAGCAGAGTCCAGATGATGACAGCGACGGCAGGTGTGACATGGTTCTGATGGCAGACGGTAGGACAGCGGCATCAGGGGGTAAATCTGAGGGaggtaagaaaaataaagagcagAAAACTCTGAGGCTGAACATCAACGCCCGAGAGAGAAGGAGGATGCACGATCTGAACGACGCTCTCGATGAACTGAGAGCGGTGATCCCTTATGCTCACAGTCCCTCGGTAAGAAAACTCTCCAAAATCGCCACTTTGCTACTAGCCAAAAATTACATCCTCATGCAAGCCCAGGCGCTGGATGAAATGAGAAGGCTGGTTGCTTATCTCAACCAGGGCCAGGCGATATCTGCGGCTTCCCTGCCGGCGACGACTGCTCTAACCCCGGGTTTGAGCGCCTATGAGCCACCGACTGGGTACCCTTTCCCTGCAGGAGTTGCAGCCTCCTCCTGTCCCGATAAATGTGCCCTTTTCAACAACGTCACCTCCAGCCTCTGCAAACAGTGCACTGATAAGCCTTAA